In the Hordeum vulgare subsp. vulgare chromosome 7H, MorexV3_pseudomolecules_assembly, whole genome shotgun sequence genome, one interval contains:
- the LOC123407065 gene encoding uncharacterized protein LOC123407065 — translation MAMSKLALVILVATFLAGSGTPTNGDCEYQLKVKTGDWPGDGMDEAFVVFWLFRDSQGGGGPMVSHEEDAAGVKFDRGRTDKFSFTDPKCIRPCRLVLSLDTYGSSGEGEEWHCQSVDVTVSGDISYSKSFHVNQYVESGRPIEIDECDDAAAA, via the coding sequence ATGGCCATGTCCAAGCTCGCGCTTGTCATTCTGGTGGCCACCTTCCTCGCTGGCAGTGGCACCCCCACCAACGGGGATTGTGAGTATCAGTTGAAGGTGAAGACGGGGGACTGGCCTGGGGACGGCATGGACGAAGCATTCGTGGTGTTTTGGTTGTTCCGCGATAGCCAGGGCGGCGGCGGCCCCATGGTGTCACATGAGGAGGACGCCGCTGGCGTCAAGTTCGACCGTGGTAGGACCGACAAGTTCAGCTTCACGGACCCGAAATGCATCCGGCCGTGCCGCCTCGTCCTCAGCCTCGACACGTACGGCAGTTCCGGGGAAGGTGAAGAGTGGCACTGCCAGTCCGTCGACGTCACCGTCTCCGGGGACATCTCCTACTCCAAGTCGTTCCATGTGAATCAGTATGTTGAGTCTGGCAGGCCCATCGAGATCGACGAGTGCGACGACGCCGCGGCGGCTTGA